The Streptomyces sp. NBC_01244 genome contains a region encoding:
- a CDS encoding DMT family transporter, which yields MVATNTTPATAPPDAAGPKAGHPGRFGLSPQAEGMLALLLTVAIWAAFALSARALSASSLLPADAALLRFGVPLLVLLPALWRRRRRIAAVRPGVALKIICGAGVPFFLAAMHGGALTSAAFVGSIVPGMVPLFVSAVMVRRGHGVPRGTQAAGLALIASGVAALVWRYVVPVDTDVLAGTGTLLVASGLWALYTVGLREVDLDPVGSIGLLCLPSFAVIGILVLTGVLPTGIAHAAGSDILLFLVVQGLGVGLCAGLLYAFAIRRLGAERSSVVGSLSPVAVVLLAVPLLGESPTPAVLIGVPLITAGVVLANRRPRPEVPADA from the coding sequence TTGGTCGCGACGAACACCACCCCGGCGACCGCGCCTCCCGACGCGGCGGGCCCGAAGGCCGGACACCCCGGCAGGTTCGGGCTCTCCCCGCAAGCCGAGGGCATGCTGGCACTCCTGCTGACCGTGGCCATCTGGGCGGCCTTCGCGCTCAGTGCCCGCGCGCTGAGCGCCTCCTCCCTCCTGCCCGCCGACGCGGCCCTGCTGCGGTTCGGCGTCCCCCTCCTCGTCCTGCTCCCCGCCCTGTGGCGACGCCGTCGCCGCATCGCCGCGGTGCGGCCGGGCGTCGCACTCAAGATCATCTGCGGTGCGGGGGTGCCCTTCTTCCTGGCGGCCATGCACGGCGGCGCGCTCACGTCCGCGGCCTTCGTCGGCTCGATCGTCCCCGGGATGGTCCCGCTGTTCGTCTCCGCCGTCATGGTCCGCCGCGGACACGGGGTTCCCCGGGGAACCCAGGCGGCCGGGCTCGCGCTGATCGCGTCCGGTGTGGCCGCCCTCGTCTGGCGCTACGTCGTTCCGGTGGACACGGACGTCCTCGCGGGGACCGGCACGCTCCTGGTGGCCAGCGGGCTGTGGGCCCTCTACACGGTGGGACTGCGCGAGGTGGACCTCGATCCCGTCGGATCGATCGGACTGCTGTGCCTGCCCTCCTTCGCGGTGATCGGAATCCTGGTCCTGACCGGGGTGCTCCCGACCGGCATCGCGCACGCCGCGGGCAGCGACATCCTGCTGTTCCTCGTCGTGCAGGGACTCGGAGTCGGGCTGTGCGCGGGCCTGCTGTACGCCTTCGCCATCCGCAGGCTGGGCGCCGAACGCAGCTCCGTCGTCGGCAGCCTCAGCCCCGTCGCCGTCGTCCTGCTCGCCGTCCCCCTGCTCGGTGAGTCCCCGACCCCCGCCGTGCTCATCGGCGTCCCCCTCATCACCGCCGGCGTCGTCCTCGCCAACCGCCGCCCACGACCCGAGGTTCCCGCAGATGCTTGA
- a CDS encoding amino acid aminotransferase: MLELLPPPPTDPLWDLTYEFGSDDRPERLNLVLGVYRDQTGTTPVMAAVREAEIRLAERSESKEYRGLSGNAAFNRSLLDLVLGAGPGGPGDRAAAVQTVAGSGALRLLADLIWRTRPGTTVWVSDPAYVNHRPILEAAGLKVRPYGWRDAEGGFDTAGVLRELREARRDDVVLLQGCCHNPTGVDPLLEDWEALAESAVRGGWVPFVDLAYHGLGDGLEADLLATRMLAARVPEMLIAVSCSKNFGLYSDRVGCAIVLGATGRAVRHAETALQNAARTLYSMPPEHGAAVVTTILEDEGLRAAWRAELDVMRDRIMANRADLTAHLSALGRTEQARSLARQKGMFSMLPLTPHQMLRLRRQHAIYGTTSGRINIAGIPAHRIPCLARGIAAVLDPADARRSVLPA; this comes from the coding sequence ATGCTTGAGCTCCTCCCGCCGCCGCCCACCGACCCGCTGTGGGACCTGACCTACGAGTTCGGCTCCGACGACCGGCCCGAACGGCTGAACCTCGTCCTCGGCGTCTACCGGGACCAGACGGGAACCACGCCCGTCATGGCCGCCGTGCGCGAGGCCGAGATACGCCTGGCAGAGCGCTCGGAGTCCAAGGAGTACCGCGGGCTCTCCGGCAACGCCGCCTTCAACCGCTCCCTGCTCGACCTGGTCCTGGGCGCCGGCCCGGGCGGACCGGGCGACCGGGCCGCGGCCGTGCAGACCGTCGCGGGCTCCGGCGCACTGCGACTGCTGGCCGATCTGATCTGGCGCACCCGCCCGGGCACCACGGTGTGGGTCAGCGATCCGGCCTACGTCAACCACCGGCCCATCCTGGAGGCCGCCGGGCTGAAGGTCCGCCCGTACGGCTGGCGCGACGCCGAGGGCGGCTTCGACACGGCCGGTGTGCTGCGGGAACTGCGCGAGGCCCGCCGGGACGACGTCGTCCTGCTCCAGGGCTGCTGCCACAACCCCACGGGCGTGGACCCCCTCCTCGAGGACTGGGAGGCGCTGGCCGAGTCGGCCGTCCGCGGCGGCTGGGTGCCCTTCGTCGACCTCGCCTATCACGGGCTCGGCGACGGCCTGGAGGCCGACCTGCTGGCCACGCGGATGCTGGCGGCGCGCGTGCCGGAAATGCTGATCGCCGTCAGCTGCTCCAAGAACTTCGGCCTCTACAGCGACCGCGTCGGCTGCGCGATCGTGCTCGGCGCCACGGGCCGGGCCGTGCGGCACGCCGAGACGGCCTTGCAGAACGCGGCCCGGACCCTGTACTCGATGCCGCCCGAGCACGGCGCGGCCGTCGTGACCACGATCCTGGAGGACGAGGGCCTACGGGCCGCCTGGCGGGCGGAACTGGACGTCATGCGGGACCGCATCATGGCCAACCGGGCCGATCTGACAGCCCACTTGAGCGCGCTGGGCCGTACGGAACAGGCGCGGTCGCTCGCACGGCAGAAGGGGATGTTCTCCATGCTGCCGCTCACGCCGCACCAGATGCTCCGGCTGCGTCGACAGCACGCCATCTACGGCACCACCTCGGGGCGGATCAACATCGCGGGAATCCCGGCGCACCGGATCCCCTGCCTCGCCCGCGGCATCGCGGCGGTCCTCGACCCGGCGGACGCACGCCGGTCGGTCCTGCCGGCCTAG
- a CDS encoding MASE1 domain-containing protein: protein MRTVEWRRPAEALLRILGVAVAYYATGRLGLLLHVSVGGAVVTPLWLPTGIALACLLWFGPRIWPGLALGTYLAIERISTFDLVDLGIVAGNTLAPLGAYALLRRVGFRPELDRLRDGLALVFLGGLVPMLISSTTGTWTLVLTGDLPLPSFWPVWSAWWAGDTMGVLLVTPLLLVLHRARLPRDPYRAAEAAALAVTVGAVTLTATRSSLSLLFLVFPLLIWAAVRFRLPGSAPCALLVSVIAITAATDRAGPFAGHTLFEVMVNLQALNGAAALTALLLAALVTEQDNVRLKIEEVCEDLADVVARLAPPKE from the coding sequence GTGCGCACCGTGGAATGGCGACGTCCGGCCGAAGCCCTCCTTCGGATCCTCGGGGTCGCCGTCGCCTACTACGCGACCGGTCGGCTCGGCCTGCTGCTGCACGTGAGCGTCGGCGGGGCAGTCGTCACACCCCTCTGGCTGCCCACCGGGATCGCCCTCGCCTGTCTGCTGTGGTTCGGGCCCCGGATCTGGCCGGGGCTCGCGCTGGGGACCTATCTCGCCATCGAGCGGATCAGTACGTTCGACCTCGTCGATCTCGGCATCGTCGCGGGCAACACCCTCGCTCCGCTGGGCGCCTACGCGCTGCTGCGCCGGGTGGGCTTCCGCCCCGAACTGGACCGGCTGCGGGACGGGCTGGCGCTGGTCTTCCTCGGTGGCCTGGTGCCGATGCTGATCAGCTCCACCACCGGGACCTGGACGCTGGTGCTCACCGGTGACCTCCCGCTGCCGAGCTTCTGGCCGGTGTGGTCGGCCTGGTGGGCCGGCGACACGATGGGCGTCCTCCTGGTGACCCCGCTGCTGCTGGTCCTGCACCGGGCCCGGCTGCCCCGGGACCCGTACCGGGCGGCCGAGGCGGCGGCTCTGGCGGTCACGGTCGGCGCCGTCACCCTCACGGCCACGCGCAGCTCCCTGTCCCTGCTCTTCCTCGTCTTCCCCCTGCTCATCTGGGCCGCGGTGCGCTTCCGGCTCCCCGGCAGCGCACCGTGCGCCCTGCTCGTGTCCGTCATCGCGATCACGGCGGCGACCGACCGCGCCGGACCGTTCGCCGGTCACACCCTCTTCGAGGTCATGGTCAACCTCCAGGCGCTCAACGGAGCGGCCGCACTGACCGCGCTGCTGCTGGCGGCCCTCGTCACCGAGCAGGACAACGTCCGCCTGAAGATCGAGGAGGTCTGCGAGGACCTGGCCGACGTGGTGGCCCGCCTGGCCCCGCCGAAGGAGTGA
- a CDS encoding PP2C family protein-serine/threonine phosphatase: protein MTPRRPPRPASADLLSMLGRLTAQAREGAELQQARVELAEALQRELLPASLPVLPGLRTAARYAPARRGLDIGGDWYDGFRVAGGALAFSIGDVQGHDVAATAFMGQVRVCLRAVGAVVLDPGEVLSQANDVLLSMDSELFATCSLLRFDPRTWELQTARAGHVPTVWATADGRYGIAEDAGGPPLGTVSGARYPVTRRRLTEAGSIVLVTDGVVEGPSFPIDVGLERVARIVGEAAGADPDELAAEVMKVADFTGHADDAAVLVLSHDASGPR from the coding sequence GTGACCCCGCGCCGGCCTCCCCGGCCCGCCAGCGCGGATCTGCTGAGCATGCTGGGCCGGCTCACCGCCCAGGCGCGGGAGGGCGCGGAGCTGCAGCAGGCCCGGGTGGAGCTGGCCGAGGCCCTGCAGCGCGAGTTGCTGCCCGCCTCCCTGCCCGTGCTGCCGGGGCTGAGGACCGCGGCCCGGTACGCGCCCGCCCGGCGCGGCCTGGACATCGGCGGTGACTGGTACGACGGCTTCCGGGTGGCGGGCGGGGCCCTCGCCTTCTCCATCGGCGACGTGCAGGGGCACGATGTGGCGGCCACCGCCTTCATGGGGCAGGTCCGGGTGTGCCTGCGCGCCGTGGGCGCCGTCGTCCTCGACCCCGGCGAGGTGCTGAGCCAGGCCAATGACGTGCTGCTCTCGATGGACAGCGAGCTGTTCGCGACCTGCAGTCTGCTCCGCTTCGATCCGCGTACGTGGGAGCTCCAGACGGCCCGGGCCGGCCACGTCCCCACCGTCTGGGCCACCGCCGACGGCCGGTACGGCATCGCCGAGGACGCCGGCGGTCCGCCGCTGGGCACGGTCTCCGGGGCCCGGTACCCGGTGACCCGCCGGAGGCTGACGGAGGCGGGCTCCATCGTCCTGGTCACCGACGGGGTGGTCGAGGGGCCGTCGTTCCCGATCGACGTGGGCCTGGAGCGGGTGGCGCGGATCGTGGGGGAGGCGGCGGGGGCCGATCCCGACGAGCTGGCCGCCGAGGTGATGAAGGTGGCCGATTTCACCGGCCACGCCGACGACGCCGCGGTGCTCGTCCTCAGCCACGACGCGTCCGGACCACGCTGA
- a CDS encoding maleate cis-trans isomerase family protein: MWQPDGWDVRVRLGVLTPHADVGPESELRAMAPADVGLHAARVPFRAMGRGGAMDPTIPLAPVRAFAESPHVDEAAELLAAAPVSVIAYAFTSSAYVIGPRGEGYMLDRLRGRTHGLPVVATCAATVEALRALGAGRLALVDPPWFDETLSDLGRGYYEDAGFEVPYAAPCGLPSGQTLIGPRALHDWVASHVPDTADAVVIGGNGFRAVGAIEALEATLGRPVLTANQTLLWAALRAAATPTTPVTAYGRLFSTA, from the coding sequence ATGTGGCAGCCCGACGGGTGGGACGTGCGCGTCCGCCTCGGCGTCCTCACCCCGCACGCCGATGTCGGCCCCGAGTCCGAGCTGCGCGCCATGGCTCCGGCCGACGTGGGCCTGCACGCCGCCCGGGTGCCGTTCCGCGCGATGGGGCGCGGCGGCGCGATGGACCCCACCATTCCGCTCGCCCCCGTACGGGCCTTCGCCGAGTCCCCGCACGTGGACGAGGCCGCCGAGCTGCTGGCCGCCGCCCCGGTGTCGGTGATCGCCTACGCCTTCACCAGCTCCGCCTACGTCATCGGCCCGCGCGGGGAGGGGTACATGCTGGACCGGCTGCGCGGGCGCACCCACGGGCTGCCCGTGGTCGCCACCTGCGCCGCCACCGTCGAGGCGCTGCGGGCGCTGGGGGCAGGCCGGCTCGCCCTGGTGGATCCGCCGTGGTTCGACGAGACGCTGAGCGACCTGGGCCGCGGGTACTACGAGGACGCGGGCTTCGAGGTCCCGTACGCCGCCCCCTGCGGCCTCCCCAGCGGGCAGACCCTCATCGGGCCGCGGGCCCTGCACGACTGGGTGGCCTCGCACGTCCCCGACACCGCGGACGCGGTCGTGATCGGCGGCAACGGCTTTCGCGCCGTCGGGGCGATCGAGGCCCTGGAGGCCACCCTGGGCCGCCCGGTCCTCACCGCGAACCAGACGCTCCTCTGGGCGGCCCTGCGCGCGGCGGCCACCCCGACCACCCCCGTCACGGCCTACGGCCGGCTGTTCTCGACGGCCTGA
- the recQ gene encoding DNA helicase RecQ, with translation MTPSEAAVEIPDAQQVLHRVFGYDSFRGEQQQIIEHVAGGGDALVLMPTGGGKSLCYQIPALVRAGTGVVISPLIALMQDQVDALNALGVRAGFLNSTQLSDDRRAVEQAFLAGELDLLYLAPERLRTEGTQRLLDRGTVSLFAIDEAHCVAQWGHDFRPDYLALSMLHERWPKVPRIALTATATEATHAEIAARLGLEEARHFVAGFDRPNIQYRIVAKNNPVKQLLELIRTEHPGDAGVVYCLSRASVEKTAAALVEQGIDAVPYHAGMDSRTRAANQSKFLREDGVVVVATIAFGMGIDKPDVRFVAHLDLPKSVEGYYQETGRAGRDGEPATAWLAYGLQDVVQQRKMIEGSEGDEAHRRALAGHLEAMLALCETVGCRRVRLLAYFGQTGAPDCGNCDTCLTPAESWDGTVAAQKLLSTVWRLAKERRQKFGAGQIIDILQGKKTAKVIQFDHDGLSVFGIGADLGTNEWRGVVRQLLALGLLAVEGDYGTLVLTEASGEVLGGRRSVPMRKEKAPAAGSSRKESGGSRSGKGGRVPVDLPAAAVPVFESLRAWRAETAREQGVPAYVVFHDATLREIATQLPATVAELGTISGVGEAKLAKYAEGILKTLGGAQPEPGAGAAAAESGAAPAAVIPAAVTRAAAAAPAAAARTVPPAAPAAVPAQANPAPRGEESLFGPEDEDIDPPWDDWE, from the coding sequence ATGACCCCTTCGGAAGCAGCCGTCGAGATCCCCGACGCCCAGCAGGTGCTCCACCGCGTCTTCGGGTACGACTCGTTCCGCGGCGAGCAGCAGCAGATCATCGAGCACGTGGCCGGTGGCGGCGACGCGCTGGTGCTCATGCCCACCGGCGGTGGCAAATCGCTCTGCTACCAGATCCCGGCACTGGTCAGAGCGGGCACCGGAGTGGTGATCTCACCGCTGATCGCCCTCATGCAGGACCAGGTGGACGCCCTCAACGCGCTCGGGGTACGGGCCGGGTTCCTCAATTCGACGCAGCTCTCCGACGACCGCCGCGCCGTCGAGCAGGCCTTCCTCGCGGGCGAGCTCGACCTGCTCTACCTGGCGCCCGAGCGGCTGCGCACCGAGGGGACGCAGCGGCTCCTCGACCGGGGCACGGTCTCCCTCTTCGCCATCGACGAGGCGCACTGCGTCGCCCAGTGGGGCCACGACTTCCGCCCCGACTACCTCGCGCTGTCCATGCTGCACGAGCGCTGGCCCAAGGTGCCGCGGATCGCGCTGACCGCGACGGCCACCGAGGCCACGCACGCCGAGATCGCGGCGCGCCTCGGCCTGGAGGAGGCCCGCCACTTCGTGGCCGGCTTCGACCGGCCGAACATCCAGTACCGGATCGTGGCGAAGAACAACCCGGTCAAGCAGCTGCTGGAACTGATCCGCACCGAGCACCCCGGCGACGCCGGGGTCGTCTACTGCCTCTCGCGGGCCTCGGTGGAGAAGACGGCGGCCGCCCTGGTCGAGCAGGGCATCGACGCCGTGCCCTACCACGCGGGCATGGACTCCCGGACGCGCGCGGCGAACCAGTCGAAGTTCCTGCGGGAGGACGGGGTCGTGGTGGTGGCCACGATCGCGTTCGGCATGGGCATCGACAAGCCGGACGTGCGCTTCGTGGCCCACCTGGACCTGCCCAAATCGGTCGAGGGCTACTACCAGGAGACCGGCCGCGCCGGCCGCGACGGGGAGCCCGCCACGGCCTGGCTGGCGTACGGGCTCCAGGACGTGGTGCAGCAGCGCAAGATGATCGAGGGCTCCGAGGGCGACGAAGCGCACCGCCGTGCGCTGGCCGGACACCTGGAGGCGATGCTCGCGCTGTGCGAGACGGTCGGCTGCCGCCGGGTCCGGCTGCTGGCGTACTTCGGGCAGACCGGTGCGCCGGACTGCGGGAACTGCGACACCTGCCTGACGCCGGCCGAGTCCTGGGACGGGACGGTCGCGGCGCAGAAACTGCTGTCCACCGTGTGGCGGCTGGCCAAGGAACGGCGCCAGAAGTTCGGCGCCGGCCAGATCATCGACATCCTGCAGGGCAAGAAGACGGCCAAGGTCATCCAGTTCGACCACGACGGGCTCTCGGTGTTCGGCATCGGCGCGGACCTGGGCACGAACGAATGGCGCGGGGTCGTCCGGCAGTTGCTGGCACTGGGACTGCTGGCGGTGGAGGGCGACTACGGCACGCTGGTGCTGACCGAGGCCAGCGGCGAGGTGCTGGGCGGCCGCCGGAGCGTTCCGATGCGCAAGGAGAAGGCGCCGGCGGCCGGTTCGTCCCGCAAGGAGTCCGGCGGATCGCGCTCCGGGAAGGGCGGCCGGGTACCGGTCGACCTGCCGGCGGCCGCCGTGCCGGTGTTCGAGTCCCTCCGGGCGTGGCGCGCCGAGACCGCGCGGGAGCAGGGCGTGCCGGCGTACGTCGTCTTCCACGACGCCACGCTGCGGGAGATCGCGACGCAGCTGCCCGCCACGGTCGCGGAGCTCGGCACGATCAGCGGAGTCGGCGAGGCGAAGCTCGCCAAGTACGCCGAGGGCATCCTGAAGACCCTGGGCGGCGCGCAGCCCGAGCCGGGCGCGGGGGCCGCGGCGGCGGAGAGCGGAGCCGCCCCGGCGGCGGTCATCCCGGCGGCGGTCACCCGGGCCGCCGCGGCCGCTCCGGCCGCGGCCGCTCGGACGGTGCCCCCCGCAGCCCCGGCCGCCGTGCCCGCCCAGGCGAATCCGGCCCCGCGGGGGGAGGAGTCGCTCTTCGGTCCGGAGGACGAGGACATCGACCCGCCCTGGGACGACTGGGAGTAG
- a CDS encoding DUF3376 domain-containing protein translates to MTGPDPLPVPCGPGPLAQLDRSGGRAPALFARLREAAPDLAPTPYSSPLALARAVRLLMDWVVAYEDDDTRDEHRSAIAARRELLYAYRFAVSTLTAARDRLLLTAYAEALEGGRVPGDPPGPLGPHALATARLRTAIPEVPADGEPAEVWYRWARDLAARVTEEPQPAPATGTGAGMGADPGPYQELLDRISRLGRTIGTALVPAPAGFQALGEAALLGADEMRAALTDAEVILGPLRPDPQSEATDISFHTVSAANDSWAADRVMGPLRTPQDTVHGKLSGNHLGNFAAFLSVRRRLSDWIWGRLDTAASLVSVAATDERLEHAFGGFTGLPDLRERVARLGPCPRFAVLWADSLRLRPRMCPWGRVRYVLTAVRQREILDEELPLLTALHREGPTSGNRPRDIPRAQSFLEPDLDAPGALKKGLDALGEVAAGSTGS, encoded by the coding sequence GTGACCGGCCCCGATCCGCTCCCGGTGCCCTGCGGACCCGGCCCGCTGGCGCAGCTGGACCGGTCCGGCGGCCGGGCCCCGGCGCTCTTCGCCCGGCTCCGCGAGGCGGCCCCGGACCTCGCGCCCACCCCGTACTCCTCACCGCTGGCCCTGGCCCGCGCGGTCCGGCTGCTCATGGACTGGGTGGTGGCCTACGAGGACGACGACACGCGGGACGAACACCGATCCGCCATCGCCGCGCGCCGGGAGCTCCTCTACGCGTACCGCTTCGCCGTCTCCACCCTGACCGCCGCCCGGGACCGGCTCCTGCTCACCGCCTACGCCGAGGCCCTCGAAGGCGGCCGGGTGCCCGGCGACCCGCCGGGTCCGCTCGGACCCCACGCCCTCGCCACGGCCCGGCTGCGCACCGCGATACCGGAGGTTCCGGCCGACGGGGAGCCGGCGGAGGTCTGGTACCGCTGGGCCCGGGACCTGGCCGCCCGGGTCACCGAGGAACCCCAGCCCGCGCCGGCCACCGGGACCGGAGCCGGGATGGGCGCGGACCCCGGCCCCTACCAGGAGCTCCTGGACCGGATCTCCCGCCTCGGCCGCACCATCGGGACGGCCCTGGTACCGGCCCCGGCCGGCTTCCAGGCCCTCGGGGAGGCCGCGCTCCTCGGCGCCGACGAGATGCGCGCCGCGCTCACCGACGCCGAGGTGATCCTCGGCCCGCTGCGCCCGGACCCGCAGTCCGAGGCCACCGACATCTCCTTCCACACGGTCTCCGCGGCCAACGACAGCTGGGCCGCCGACCGGGTCATGGGCCCGCTCCGCACCCCGCAGGACACGGTCCACGGCAAGCTCAGCGGCAACCATCTAGGGAACTTCGCCGCCTTCCTCAGCGTCCGCCGGCGCCTCTCCGACTGGATCTGGGGCCGCCTCGACACGGCCGCCTCGCTCGTCTCCGTCGCCGCCACCGACGAACGCCTCGAACACGCCTTCGGCGGCTTCACCGGCCTCCCCGACCTCAGGGAACGGGTCGCCCGGCTGGGCCCCTGCCCCCGCTTCGCCGTGCTGTGGGCCGACTCCCTGCGGCTCAGGCCGCGGATGTGCCCCTGGGGCCGGGTGCGCTACGTACTGACCGCCGTCCGCCAGCGCGAGATCCTCGACGAGGAACTGCCCCTGCTGACCGCCCTGCACCGGGAAGGCCCCACCTCCGGGAACCGCCCGCGCGACATCCCGCGGGCGCAGTCGTTCCTGGAGCCCGACCTCGACGCCCCCGGTGCCCTGAAGAAGGGGCTCGACGCGCTCGGGGAGGTCGCCGCCGGGTCGACCGGCTCCTGA
- a CDS encoding SpoIIE family protein phosphatase: MDTYQETSEVPDQPVAAVGYAGVLSELLPIALWREDADGLVVEWSLAAQDLLGHRPEDILGRPGSDVLVPDANHELADQLTRRVQAGETVVGTLPVRHRDGHQVAMEMWILPSPDPRGRTGSMLIAVETTEVLRMRDSLAALQSLFTQSPIGLGTLGTDLRFLRVNDALARMNGVSAAEHVGKRLTEVVPGVNAAALERLMRKVLECGSAVVDVRRTGRTPADPDHDRTWSCSYAPLLDGSGRRLGLIASLIDITDGQRAQAEADRARSRFALLAEAGTRIGTTLDLGQTAQEIVEVLVPRLADSADVQLLEAVLDPDEAGASTRGVLRRLASLFPDPGAPTSKLTAGQTFQIPAGTAYEQVITEGVAMNLFTADIPALIKDPRAGALRAYLATLGCARMVPLVARGRVLGVVVVTRVRGREVFDHEDCVLIDEVVARAALNIDNARMYTTQRAAALTLQRSLTNNALPEVAGLELTGRYLPASDHDVGGDWFDVIELPDGRTGLVIGDVMGHGIHAAAVMGQLRTAVRTLARHQVTPEEMLRSLDAVVADLGEDEMATCVYAVHDPATGACVIARAGHPPPAVVTAAGAVTFLDGPPGTPLGTGGREFRTEEVRLEPGSLLVLYTDGLIESRDRDLDEGMAGLAGALRGAGEPLEALCDTILARLLPEAPQDDVAVLLARTL; the protein is encoded by the coding sequence TTGGACACGTACCAGGAGACGAGCGAGGTACCGGACCAGCCGGTGGCTGCTGTCGGGTACGCGGGCGTACTGAGCGAGCTGCTGCCGATCGCCCTGTGGCGGGAGGACGCCGACGGGCTCGTCGTCGAGTGGTCGCTGGCCGCCCAGGACCTGCTCGGGCACCGCCCCGAGGACATCCTCGGCCGGCCGGGCTCCGACGTGCTCGTCCCCGACGCCAACCACGAGCTGGCCGACCAGCTGACCCGACGGGTCCAGGCCGGGGAGACCGTCGTCGGCACCCTGCCCGTGCGCCACCGCGACGGACACCAGGTCGCGATGGAGATGTGGATCCTGCCCTCCCCCGATCCGCGGGGGCGCACCGGTTCCATGCTCATCGCAGTGGAGACCACCGAGGTCCTGCGGATGCGCGATTCGCTCGCCGCCCTGCAGAGCCTGTTCACCCAGTCGCCCATCGGACTCGGCACCCTCGGCACCGACCTGCGCTTCCTGCGCGTCAACGACGCCCTCGCCCGGATGAACGGGGTGTCCGCCGCCGAGCACGTCGGCAAACGGCTCACCGAGGTCGTGCCCGGGGTGAACGCCGCCGCGCTCGAACGGCTCATGCGCAAGGTGCTGGAATGCGGCTCCGCCGTCGTGGACGTCCGCCGTACCGGCCGCACCCCCGCCGACCCCGACCACGACCGGACCTGGTCCTGCTCCTACGCCCCGCTGCTGGACGGATCCGGGCGGCGGCTCGGCCTGATCGCCTCCCTCATCGACATCACCGACGGACAGCGCGCCCAGGCGGAGGCGGATCGGGCGCGCAGCCGCTTCGCCCTGCTCGCCGAGGCCGGCACCCGCATCGGCACCACGTTGGACCTCGGCCAGACGGCCCAGGAGATCGTGGAGGTGCTGGTACCGCGGCTCGCGGACTCGGCCGACGTACAGCTCCTGGAGGCCGTACTGGACCCCGACGAGGCCGGGGCCTCCACGCGGGGCGTGCTGCGCCGCCTGGCCTCCCTCTTCCCGGACCCGGGAGCGCCCACCTCCAAACTGACCGCAGGGCAGACCTTCCAGATCCCGGCGGGCACCGCCTACGAGCAGGTCATCACCGAGGGCGTGGCGATGAACCTCTTCACCGCCGACATCCCGGCCCTGATCAAGGATCCGCGCGCGGGAGCGCTGCGCGCGTACCTGGCCACCCTCGGCTGCGCCCGCATGGTCCCGCTGGTGGCACGCGGCCGGGTGCTCGGGGTGGTCGTGGTGACCCGGGTGCGCGGGCGCGAGGTCTTCGACCACGAGGACTGCGTGCTGATCGACGAGGTGGTGGCCCGGGCGGCCCTGAACATCGACAACGCCCGGATGTACACCACCCAGCGCGCGGCGGCCCTGACCCTGCAGCGCAGCCTCACCAACAACGCGCTGCCCGAGGTCGCCGGCCTGGAGCTGACCGGCCGCTACCTGCCGGCCAGCGACCACGACGTCGGCGGCGACTGGTTCGACGTGATCGAGCTGCCGGACGGCCGGACCGGCCTGGTGATCGGCGACGTGATGGGCCACGGCATCCACGCGGCCGCGGTCATGGGTCAACTGCGCACCGCCGTACGGACCCTGGCGCGGCATCAGGTGACCCCGGAGGAGATGCTCCGCTCGCTGGACGCGGTGGTGGCCGACCTCGGCGAGGACGAGATGGCCACGTGCGTCTACGCCGTCCACGACCCGGCGACCGGCGCGTGCGTCATCGCCCGCGCCGGCCATCCGCCGCCGGCCGTGGTCACGGCCGCCGGGGCCGTGACCTTCCTGGACGGCCCGCCGGGAACCCCGCTCGGCACGGGCGGCCGGGAGTTCCGCACGGAGGAGGTCCGGCTCGAGCCGGGCAGCCTGCTCGTGCTCTACACGGACGGCCTCATCGAGTCCCGGGACCGGGACCTGGACGAGGGGATGGCAGGTCTGGCCGGCGCCCTGAGGGGCGCGGGGGAGCCGCTCGAGGCCCTGTGCGACACCATCCTGGCGCGCCTCCTCCCGGAGGCCCCGCAGGACGACGTGGCGGTACTGCTGGCCCGGACCCTGTGA
- a CDS encoding GNAT family N-acetyltransferase encodes MSSTPSTPSTPSTSAKSPSPTTLTGRHVRLEPLTRSHLPDLYAAGGGDEEVWRWQGGPAPRTQEELGAKLDAVLEAAERGEYVPFAVIHLESGRAVGWTTYLDISAPDERLEIGWTWYGRAYWRSAVNTESKLLLLTHAFEDLGMGRVQLKTDHLNTRSQAAIARLGAQREGVLRRHRRRPDGTWRDSVYFSLLATEWPEAKARLAARL; translated from the coding sequence ATGTCTTCCACGCCTTCCACGCCTTCCACGCCTTCCACGTCGGCCAAGTCGCCGTCCCCCACCACGCTCACCGGCCGCCACGTCCGCCTGGAGCCGCTCACCCGGAGCCACCTCCCCGACCTGTACGCGGCCGGGGGCGGAGACGAGGAGGTGTGGCGCTGGCAGGGCGGCCCCGCGCCGCGGACGCAGGAGGAGCTGGGCGCCAAGCTCGACGCCGTGCTGGAGGCGGCGGAGCGCGGCGAGTACGTCCCCTTCGCCGTCATCCACCTCGAAAGCGGCCGGGCCGTCGGCTGGACCACGTACCTGGACATCAGCGCGCCCGACGAACGCCTGGAGATCGGCTGGACCTGGTACGGGCGCGCCTACTGGCGCAGTGCCGTCAACACCGAGTCCAAGCTGCTCCTGCTCACCCACGCCTTCGAAGACCTCGGCATGGGCCGGGTCCAGCTCAAGACGGACCACCTCAACACCCGCTCCCAGGCCGCGATCGCCCGCCTCGGAGCCCAGCGCGAAGGCGTCCTGCGCCGCCACCGCCGGCGCCCGGACGGCACCTGGCGCGACAGCGTGTACTTCTCCCTGCTGGCCACCGAATGGCCGGAGGCCAAGGCCCGGCTGGCCGCCCGGCTCTGA